A DNA window from Coffea arabica cultivar ET-39 chromosome 6c, Coffea Arabica ET-39 HiFi, whole genome shotgun sequence contains the following coding sequences:
- the LOC113692212 gene encoding topless-related protein 4 isoform X1 — MSSLSRELVFLILQFLDEEKFKDTVHRLEQESGFFFNMRHFEEMVTNGDWDEVEKYLSGFTKVDDNRYSMKIFFEIRKQKYLEALDRKDRAKAVDILVKDLKVFSAFNEDLFKEITQLLTLENFRDNEQLSKYGDTKSARGIMLTELKKLIEANPLFRDKLTFPTLKNSRLRTLINQSLNWQHQLCKNPKPNPDIKTLFVDHSCGPSQPNGARAPSPVTNPLMGAVPKPGAFPPLGTAHGPFQPTPAPMPTSIAGWMANPSPVPHPSASAGPIGFNPPNNPAALLKRPRTPPANNPAMDYQTADSDHVLKRSRPFGISDEANNMPVNILPVGFSGQSHGQSSYSSDDLPKAVVLSLNQGSAVKSMDFHPVQQILLLVGTNTGEVMVWELASRERLAHRSFKVWDLGACSMALQTSLASDYTASVNRVIWSPDGTLFGVAYSKHIVHIYSYHGADDLRNHLEIEAHVGSVNDLAFSYPNKQLCIVTCGEDKLIKVWDAVTGNKQYTFEGHEAPVYSICPHHKESIQFIFSTATDGKIKAWLYDNIGSRVDYDAPGHSSTTMAYSADGTRLFSCGTNKEGESYLVEWNESEGAVKRTYIGLGKRASGIVQFDTTKNRFLAAGDEFIIKFWDMDNVNSLTSTDADGGLPASPCIRFNKEGILLAVSTNENGIKILANGDGLKLLRSMENRPFDASRVPSASIVKPPPLGTFAAGSAAVGSSIVERVAPIAAMVSMNGDTRNLGDVKPRIADESADKSRIWKMTEINEPSQCRSLRLPDSLTAMRVSRLIYTNSGLAILALAANAVHKLWKWPRNDRNPTGKATAGVVPQLWQPASGILMTNDISDTNPEDAVPCFALSKNDSYVMSASGGKISLFNMMTFKTMTTFMAPPPAATFLAFHPQDNNIIAIGMEDSSIQIYNVRVDEVKTKLKGHQKRITGLAFSNAFNVLVSSGADSQLCVWSTDAWEKQTSKYLQIPAGRAAAPLADTRVQFHQDHTHLLAVHETQIAIYEAPKLECLKQWVPREASGPITHATYSCDSQSIYVSFEDGSVGVLTASSLRLRCRINPAAYLPTNPNLRVHPLVIAAHPSEPNQFALGLTDGGIHVFEPLESEGKWGTLPPIENGTGPSTSGAASSDQPQR, encoded by the exons ATGTCGTCCCTGAGCAGGGAGCTGGTGTTTTTGATACTCCAATTTTTGGATGAAGAgaaattcaaggatactgttcATAG GTTGGAGCAAGAATctggatttttctttaatatgAGACATTTTGAAGAAATGGTGACGAATGGTGACTGGGATGAGGTGGAGAAGTATTTATCTGGGTTCACTAAGGTGGATGACAACAGATACTCCATGAAAATCTTTTTTGAGATAAGAAAGCAGAAGTATCTTGAAGCATTGGATAG GAAGGACCGTGCTAAAGCTGTTGATATTCTCGTGAAGGACTTAAAAGTCTTTTCGGCTTTTAATGAAGACCTTTTTAAAGAAATAACGCAACTTCTGACGCTTGAGAATTTTAG GGATAATGAACAACTATCTAAGTATGGTGATACTAAGTCTGCCAGGGGAATAATGCTTACCGAACTTAAGAAGTTGATTGAAGCGAATCCTTTATTTCGTGATAAGTTAACTTTTCCTACACTGAAGAACTCAAGGTTACGGACACTAATTAACCAGAG CTTGAATTGGCAGCATCAACTTTGCAAGAATCCGAAGCCTAATCCTgatataaaaaccctttttgttGACCATTCTTGTGGGCCATCACAGCCAAATGGGGCACGTGCTCCATCACCTGTGACTAATCCACTAATGGGAGCTGTTCCTAAGCCTGGTGCTTTCCCTCCTTTGGGTACTGCTCATGGT CCATTTCAGCCGACACCAGCACCTATGCCTACATCTATTGCAGGATGGATGGCTAATCCTTCACCTGTTCCGCATCCTTCAGCGTCTGCAGGGCCAATTGGTTTTAATCCACCCAATAATCCAG CAGCTCTGCTTAAGCGTCCTAGGACTCCCCCTGCAAATAATCCAGCTATGGACTATCAAACTGCTGACTCTGACCATGTATTGAAGAGATCAAGGCCTTTTGGAATATCAGATGAG GCAAATAACATGCCTGTCAACATCTTGCCAGTTGGATTTAGTGGTCAGAGTCATGGTCAGAGTTCATACTCATCAGATGACTTGCCTAAGGCTGTTGTTCTGAGTTTAAATCAAGGCTCAGCCGTCAAGAGCATGGATTTTCATCCAGTGCAACAAATTTTACTACTTG TCGGAACAAACACAGGAGAGGTGATGGTTTGGGAGCTAGCTAGTAGGGAGAGGCTTGCTCACAGAAGTTTCAAGGTGTGGGACCTAGGAGCTTGTTCAATGGCTCTACAG ACATCTTTGGCAAGTGATTACACTGCATCAGTTAATCGTGTCATATGGAGCCCTGATGGCACTCTTTTTG GTGTTGCATACTCGAAGCACATTGTACACATATACTCCTACCATGGAGCTGACGATTTAAGAAATCACCTTGAG ATTGAAGCGCATGTTGGTAGTGTCAATGATCTGGCCTTCTCATATCCTAACAAACAACTTTGCATTGTTACATGCGGGGAGGATAAACTTATTaag GTTTGGGATGCAGTTACTGGGAACAAGCAGTACACATTTGAAGGCCATGAAGCCCCTGTATATTCTATATGCCCACATCACAAAGAAAGCATTCAG TTCATCTTCTCAACTGCAACTGATGGAAAAATAAAGGCTTGGTTGTACGATAACATAGGTTCAAGAGTTGATTACGATGCACCGGGGCATTCATCCACGACTATGGCATACAGTGCTGATGGAACAAG GTTGTTCTCTTGCGGGACTAACAAAGAAGGTGAGTCATACCTTGTGGAGTGGAATGAAAGTGAAGGTGCAGTAAAACGGACATATATTGGTCTAGGGAAGCGAGCTTCTGGGATTGTGCAATTTGATACTACCAAGAATAGATTCTTGGCTGCGGGTGATGAGTTCATCATCAAATTTTGGGATATGGATAATGTTAACTCATTAACCAGCACTGATGCAGATGGTGGACTACCG GCTTCTCCTTGTATTCGATTCAATAAGGAAGGAATTTTGTTGGCCGTCTCAACAAATGAGAATGGCATTAAAATCCTGGCAAATGGAGATGGTCTTAAGCTACTTAGAAGTATGGAAAATCGTCCATTTGATGCTTCTAGGGTCCCCTCTGCTTCTATCGTGAAG CCTCCGCCTTTGGGAACATTTGCTGCTGGTAGTGCAGCTGTTGGGTCCAGTATTGTGGAGAGAGTTGCTCCAATTGCAGCCATGGTTTCAATG AATGGTGACACTCGAAATTTGGGTGATGTGAAGCCCAGAATAGCGGATGAGTCTGCAGACAAATCTAGAATATGGAAAATGACGGAGATCAATGAACCATCACAGTGTCGCTCTCTGAGGTTGCCAGATAGTTTGACAGCAATGAGG GTTTCAAGATTGATATACACAAACTCAGGGCTTGCTATATTGGCATTAGCTGCCAACGCTGTTCACAAACTCTGGAAGTGGCCAAGAAATGACCGCAACCCAACTGGAAAG GCAACTGCTGGTGTTGTGCCACAACTATGGCAACCTGCTAGTGGAATATTGATGACCAATGATATTAGTGACACAAATCCTGAAGATGCTGTTCCATGCTTTGCTCTCTCGAAGAATGACTCCTATGTTATGTCTGCTTCTGGAGggaaaatttctttatttaataTGATGACTTTTAAG ACTATGACAACCTTCATGGCACCTCCACCTGCTGCAACATTTTTGGCTTTCCACCCACAAGATAACAATATTATTGCTATAGGCATGGAGGACTCTTCCATCCAAATATACAATGTTCGGGTTGATGAG gtcaaaaccaagctcaaaggACATCAGAAAAGAATTACAGGCCTTGCTTTCTCAAATGCTTTTAATGTGCTGGTATCTTCAGGAGCAGATTCTCAG CTATGTGTTTGGAGCACTGATGCATGGGAGAAGCAAACAAGTAAATATTTGCAGATCCCAGCTGGGCGAGCTGCTGCCCCACTTGCTGATACCCGTGTTCAATTTCACCAAGATCACACACATTTACTAGCAGTCCACGAAACACAAATAGCCATATATGAGGCACCAAAACTGGAATGCCTTAAGCAG TGGGTACCTCGAGAAGCAAGTGGCCCCATCACACATGCCACTTATTCTTGCGATAGTCAGTCAATTTATGTCAGTTTCGAAGATGGAAGCGTAGGTGTTCTTACTGCTTCAAGTCTTCGATTGAGATGTCGAATAAATCCAGCTGCATACCTGCCTACCAACCCGAA TTTACGGGTCCATCCTCTGGTCATTGCTGCTCACCCATCTGAACCTAACCAGTTTGCACTGGGCCTAACAGACGGTGGAATCCATGTGTTTGAGCCATTAGAATCCGAGGGCAAGTGGGGAACCTTACCTCCAATTGAAAACGGTACTGGGCCTAGTACTTCTGGAGCAGCTAGTTCAGATCAACCACAGAGGTAG
- the LOC113692212 gene encoding topless-related protein 4 isoform X2, with amino-acid sequence MSSLSRELVFLILQFLDEEKFKDTVHRLEQESGFFFNMRHFEEMVTNGDWDEVEKYLSGFTKVDDNRYSMKIFFEIRKQKYLEALDRKDRAKAVDILVKDLKVFSAFNEDLFKEITQLLTLENFRDNEQLSKYGDTKSARGIMLTELKKLIEANPLFRDKLTFPTLKNSRLRTLINQSLNWQHQLCKNPKPNPDIKTLFVDHSCGPSQPNGARAPSPVTNPLMGAVPKPGAFPPLGTAHGPFQPTPAPMPTSIAGWMANPSPVPHPSASAGPIGFNPPNNPALLKRPRTPPANNPAMDYQTADSDHVLKRSRPFGISDEANNMPVNILPVGFSGQSHGQSSYSSDDLPKAVVLSLNQGSAVKSMDFHPVQQILLLVGTNTGEVMVWELASRERLAHRSFKVWDLGACSMALQTSLASDYTASVNRVIWSPDGTLFGVAYSKHIVHIYSYHGADDLRNHLEIEAHVGSVNDLAFSYPNKQLCIVTCGEDKLIKVWDAVTGNKQYTFEGHEAPVYSICPHHKESIQFIFSTATDGKIKAWLYDNIGSRVDYDAPGHSSTTMAYSADGTRLFSCGTNKEGESYLVEWNESEGAVKRTYIGLGKRASGIVQFDTTKNRFLAAGDEFIIKFWDMDNVNSLTSTDADGGLPASPCIRFNKEGILLAVSTNENGIKILANGDGLKLLRSMENRPFDASRVPSASIVKPPPLGTFAAGSAAVGSSIVERVAPIAAMVSMNGDTRNLGDVKPRIADESADKSRIWKMTEINEPSQCRSLRLPDSLTAMRVSRLIYTNSGLAILALAANAVHKLWKWPRNDRNPTGKATAGVVPQLWQPASGILMTNDISDTNPEDAVPCFALSKNDSYVMSASGGKISLFNMMTFKTMTTFMAPPPAATFLAFHPQDNNIIAIGMEDSSIQIYNVRVDEVKTKLKGHQKRITGLAFSNAFNVLVSSGADSQLCVWSTDAWEKQTSKYLQIPAGRAAAPLADTRVQFHQDHTHLLAVHETQIAIYEAPKLECLKQWVPREASGPITHATYSCDSQSIYVSFEDGSVGVLTASSLRLRCRINPAAYLPTNPNLRVHPLVIAAHPSEPNQFALGLTDGGIHVFEPLESEGKWGTLPPIENGTGPSTSGAASSDQPQR; translated from the exons ATGTCGTCCCTGAGCAGGGAGCTGGTGTTTTTGATACTCCAATTTTTGGATGAAGAgaaattcaaggatactgttcATAG GTTGGAGCAAGAATctggatttttctttaatatgAGACATTTTGAAGAAATGGTGACGAATGGTGACTGGGATGAGGTGGAGAAGTATTTATCTGGGTTCACTAAGGTGGATGACAACAGATACTCCATGAAAATCTTTTTTGAGATAAGAAAGCAGAAGTATCTTGAAGCATTGGATAG GAAGGACCGTGCTAAAGCTGTTGATATTCTCGTGAAGGACTTAAAAGTCTTTTCGGCTTTTAATGAAGACCTTTTTAAAGAAATAACGCAACTTCTGACGCTTGAGAATTTTAG GGATAATGAACAACTATCTAAGTATGGTGATACTAAGTCTGCCAGGGGAATAATGCTTACCGAACTTAAGAAGTTGATTGAAGCGAATCCTTTATTTCGTGATAAGTTAACTTTTCCTACACTGAAGAACTCAAGGTTACGGACACTAATTAACCAGAG CTTGAATTGGCAGCATCAACTTTGCAAGAATCCGAAGCCTAATCCTgatataaaaaccctttttgttGACCATTCTTGTGGGCCATCACAGCCAAATGGGGCACGTGCTCCATCACCTGTGACTAATCCACTAATGGGAGCTGTTCCTAAGCCTGGTGCTTTCCCTCCTTTGGGTACTGCTCATGGT CCATTTCAGCCGACACCAGCACCTATGCCTACATCTATTGCAGGATGGATGGCTAATCCTTCACCTGTTCCGCATCCTTCAGCGTCTGCAGGGCCAATTGGTTTTAATCCACCCAATAATCCAG CTCTGCTTAAGCGTCCTAGGACTCCCCCTGCAAATAATCCAGCTATGGACTATCAAACTGCTGACTCTGACCATGTATTGAAGAGATCAAGGCCTTTTGGAATATCAGATGAG GCAAATAACATGCCTGTCAACATCTTGCCAGTTGGATTTAGTGGTCAGAGTCATGGTCAGAGTTCATACTCATCAGATGACTTGCCTAAGGCTGTTGTTCTGAGTTTAAATCAAGGCTCAGCCGTCAAGAGCATGGATTTTCATCCAGTGCAACAAATTTTACTACTTG TCGGAACAAACACAGGAGAGGTGATGGTTTGGGAGCTAGCTAGTAGGGAGAGGCTTGCTCACAGAAGTTTCAAGGTGTGGGACCTAGGAGCTTGTTCAATGGCTCTACAG ACATCTTTGGCAAGTGATTACACTGCATCAGTTAATCGTGTCATATGGAGCCCTGATGGCACTCTTTTTG GTGTTGCATACTCGAAGCACATTGTACACATATACTCCTACCATGGAGCTGACGATTTAAGAAATCACCTTGAG ATTGAAGCGCATGTTGGTAGTGTCAATGATCTGGCCTTCTCATATCCTAACAAACAACTTTGCATTGTTACATGCGGGGAGGATAAACTTATTaag GTTTGGGATGCAGTTACTGGGAACAAGCAGTACACATTTGAAGGCCATGAAGCCCCTGTATATTCTATATGCCCACATCACAAAGAAAGCATTCAG TTCATCTTCTCAACTGCAACTGATGGAAAAATAAAGGCTTGGTTGTACGATAACATAGGTTCAAGAGTTGATTACGATGCACCGGGGCATTCATCCACGACTATGGCATACAGTGCTGATGGAACAAG GTTGTTCTCTTGCGGGACTAACAAAGAAGGTGAGTCATACCTTGTGGAGTGGAATGAAAGTGAAGGTGCAGTAAAACGGACATATATTGGTCTAGGGAAGCGAGCTTCTGGGATTGTGCAATTTGATACTACCAAGAATAGATTCTTGGCTGCGGGTGATGAGTTCATCATCAAATTTTGGGATATGGATAATGTTAACTCATTAACCAGCACTGATGCAGATGGTGGACTACCG GCTTCTCCTTGTATTCGATTCAATAAGGAAGGAATTTTGTTGGCCGTCTCAACAAATGAGAATGGCATTAAAATCCTGGCAAATGGAGATGGTCTTAAGCTACTTAGAAGTATGGAAAATCGTCCATTTGATGCTTCTAGGGTCCCCTCTGCTTCTATCGTGAAG CCTCCGCCTTTGGGAACATTTGCTGCTGGTAGTGCAGCTGTTGGGTCCAGTATTGTGGAGAGAGTTGCTCCAATTGCAGCCATGGTTTCAATG AATGGTGACACTCGAAATTTGGGTGATGTGAAGCCCAGAATAGCGGATGAGTCTGCAGACAAATCTAGAATATGGAAAATGACGGAGATCAATGAACCATCACAGTGTCGCTCTCTGAGGTTGCCAGATAGTTTGACAGCAATGAGG GTTTCAAGATTGATATACACAAACTCAGGGCTTGCTATATTGGCATTAGCTGCCAACGCTGTTCACAAACTCTGGAAGTGGCCAAGAAATGACCGCAACCCAACTGGAAAG GCAACTGCTGGTGTTGTGCCACAACTATGGCAACCTGCTAGTGGAATATTGATGACCAATGATATTAGTGACACAAATCCTGAAGATGCTGTTCCATGCTTTGCTCTCTCGAAGAATGACTCCTATGTTATGTCTGCTTCTGGAGggaaaatttctttatttaataTGATGACTTTTAAG ACTATGACAACCTTCATGGCACCTCCACCTGCTGCAACATTTTTGGCTTTCCACCCACAAGATAACAATATTATTGCTATAGGCATGGAGGACTCTTCCATCCAAATATACAATGTTCGGGTTGATGAG gtcaaaaccaagctcaaaggACATCAGAAAAGAATTACAGGCCTTGCTTTCTCAAATGCTTTTAATGTGCTGGTATCTTCAGGAGCAGATTCTCAG CTATGTGTTTGGAGCACTGATGCATGGGAGAAGCAAACAAGTAAATATTTGCAGATCCCAGCTGGGCGAGCTGCTGCCCCACTTGCTGATACCCGTGTTCAATTTCACCAAGATCACACACATTTACTAGCAGTCCACGAAACACAAATAGCCATATATGAGGCACCAAAACTGGAATGCCTTAAGCAG TGGGTACCTCGAGAAGCAAGTGGCCCCATCACACATGCCACTTATTCTTGCGATAGTCAGTCAATTTATGTCAGTTTCGAAGATGGAAGCGTAGGTGTTCTTACTGCTTCAAGTCTTCGATTGAGATGTCGAATAAATCCAGCTGCATACCTGCCTACCAACCCGAA TTTACGGGTCCATCCTCTGGTCATTGCTGCTCACCCATCTGAACCTAACCAGTTTGCACTGGGCCTAACAGACGGTGGAATCCATGTGTTTGAGCCATTAGAATCCGAGGGCAAGTGGGGAACCTTACCTCCAATTGAAAACGGTACTGGGCCTAGTACTTCTGGAGCAGCTAGTTCAGATCAACCACAGAGGTAG